In Sebastes fasciatus isolate fSebFas1 chromosome 15, fSebFas1.pri, whole genome shotgun sequence, a genomic segment contains:
- the jmjd7 gene encoding bifunctional peptidase and (3S)-lysyl hydroxylase JMJD7 isoform X1, whose protein sequence is MESVKRRLTEFSLEAQDLYLNQSVPYLEEPPDPLIFYRDWIGPNKPCIIRNACSHWPALSRWTPEYLREKVGSKVISVAVTPNGFADAVNGDRFVMPEERRMSFSSVLDVIEGKVHQRGVLYVQKQCSNLLEELPELTDDLEPHVSWMSAALGKLPDAVNFWLGEASAVTSMHKDHYENLYCVISGEKNFILLPPTDRPFIPYGVYQPAVYRQQDDGEFEVVDQSDSEKVPWIPLDPLDPDLDRYPQYRRARPLRCSVKAGEMLYLPSLWFHHVQQSHGCIAVNFWYDMEYDIKYNYFRLLETLSEVTGST, encoded by the exons ATCTGTACCTGAACCAATCAGTGCCTTACCTGGAGGAGCCACCTGACCCGCTGATCTTCTACCGCGACTGGATCGGTCCAAACAAGCCCTGCATCATCCGCAACGCCTGCAGCCATTGGCCGGCCCTTTCCAGGTGGACGCCGGAGTACCTGAG GGAGAAGgtggggtcaaaggtcatcagCGTGGCGGTGACTCCTAACGGCTTCGCCGACGCCGTCAACGGCGATCGCTTCGTGATGCCGGAGGAGAGACGCATGAGCTTTTCTTCTGTGCTGGACGTCATCGAGGGGAAG gtgCATCAGCGCGGCGTGCTCTACGTCCAGAAGCAGTGTTCTAACCTGCTGGAGGAGCTGCCGGAGCTCACAGATGACCTGGAGCCTCACGTCTCCTGGATGAGCGCCGCCCTCG gAAAGTTACCAGATGCTGTGAATTTTTGGCTCGGAGAGGCGAGCGCCGTCACGTCCA tgCACAAAGATCACTATGAGAATCTGTACTGTGTGATTTCTGGAGAGAAAAACTTCATCCTGCTGCCGCCCACAGACCGACCCTTCATCCCCTAcg GTGTGTATCAGCCGGCTGTTTACCGTCAGCAGGACGACGGTGAGTTTGAGGTCGTCGATCAGAGCGACTCTGAGAAG GTCCCGTGGATCCCTCTGGACCCTCTGGACCCGGACCTGGACCGGTACCCGCAGTACCGGAGAGCCCGGCCGCTCCGCTGCAGCGTGAAGGCCGGAGAGATGCTGTACCTGCCGTCCCTGTGGTTCCACCACGTCCAGCAGTCACACGGCTGCATCGCAG TGAACTTCTGGTACGACATGGAGTACGACATCAAGTACAACTACTTCCGGCTGCTGGAGACGCTGTCTGAGGTCACAGGGTCAACGTGA
- the jmjd7 gene encoding bifunctional peptidase and (3S)-lysyl hydroxylase JMJD7 isoform X2 — protein sequence MESVKRRLTEFSLEAQDLYLNQSVPYLEEPPDPLIFYRDWIGPNKPCIIRNACSHWPALSRWTPEYLREKVGSKVISVAVTPNGFADAVNGDRFVMPEERRMSFSSVLDVIEGKVHQRGVLYVQKQCSNLLEELPELTDDLEPHVSWMSAALGKLPDAVNFWLGEASAVTSMHKDHYENLYCVISGEKNFILLPPTDRPFIPYGVYQPAVYRQQDDGPVDPSGPSGPGPGPVPAVPESPAAPLQREGRRDAVPAVPVVPPRPAVTRLHRSELLVRHGVRHQVQLLPAAGDAV from the exons ATCTGTACCTGAACCAATCAGTGCCTTACCTGGAGGAGCCACCTGACCCGCTGATCTTCTACCGCGACTGGATCGGTCCAAACAAGCCCTGCATCATCCGCAACGCCTGCAGCCATTGGCCGGCCCTTTCCAGGTGGACGCCGGAGTACCTGAG GGAGAAGgtggggtcaaaggtcatcagCGTGGCGGTGACTCCTAACGGCTTCGCCGACGCCGTCAACGGCGATCGCTTCGTGATGCCGGAGGAGAGACGCATGAGCTTTTCTTCTGTGCTGGACGTCATCGAGGGGAAG gtgCATCAGCGCGGCGTGCTCTACGTCCAGAAGCAGTGTTCTAACCTGCTGGAGGAGCTGCCGGAGCTCACAGATGACCTGGAGCCTCACGTCTCCTGGATGAGCGCCGCCCTCG gAAAGTTACCAGATGCTGTGAATTTTTGGCTCGGAGAGGCGAGCGCCGTCACGTCCA tgCACAAAGATCACTATGAGAATCTGTACTGTGTGATTTCTGGAGAGAAAAACTTCATCCTGCTGCCGCCCACAGACCGACCCTTCATCCCCTAcg GTGTGTATCAGCCGGCTGTTTACCGTCAGCAGGACGACG GTCCCGTGGATCCCTCTGGACCCTCTGGACCCGGACCTGGACCGGTACCCGCAGTACCGGAGAGCCCGGCCGCTCCGCTGCAGCGTGAAGGCCGGAGAGATGCTGTACCTGCCGTCCCTGTGGTTCCACCACGTCCAGCAGTCACACGGCTGCATCGCAG TGAACTTCTGGTACGACATGGAGTACGACATCAAGTACAACTACTTCCGGCTGCTGGAGACGCTGTCTGA